The following proteins are encoded in a genomic region of Pseudodesulfovibrio mercurii:
- a CDS encoding aminopeptidase: MPLYDQTDMENYAEVLTWALNQSRKRPLRNSEMVLIRYDIPGLALAEAVYSRLMDMHLMPVALAQPTPYMEMERYLNSSYGQLLFQQPGLAELYSRTSGVITIIAPESLTYLQTVNPKTIAEARRADAPNRRILQRRRQSGSMGWTTCLYPTEALAEGAGMTLDEYAHALKRACWLNMPDPTAEWRRLKKEVGEVCAWLDGMVIRSLRVESEDIDLTVGIGDNRRFVGVNGANIPGYEVYVAPDARKVDGTYYANQPTLRYGHLVADMALDFSGGIASRAEAGTGQVFVQQQLYSDAGARRVGEFSLTDRRFSRVDRFMAHTLLDENYGGELGNCHLALGGSVLESFSGPPELLTPELEYELGFNSSDMHWDLVNTQPKRVTARLGDGSPRLIYENGQFRL; this comes from the coding sequence GTGCCGCTGTACGACCAGACCGACATGGAGAACTACGCCGAGGTCCTGACCTGGGCCCTGAACCAGTCCAGGAAGCGTCCCCTGCGCAACAGCGAGATGGTCCTCATCCGCTACGACATCCCCGGCCTGGCCCTGGCCGAGGCGGTTTACTCCCGGCTCATGGACATGCACCTCATGCCCGTGGCCCTGGCCCAGCCCACGCCCTACATGGAGATGGAGCGCTACCTCAACTCCAGCTACGGCCAGCTCCTCTTCCAGCAGCCCGGTCTGGCCGAGCTCTACTCCCGGACCTCCGGGGTGATCACCATCATCGCCCCGGAGAGCCTGACCTATCTCCAGACCGTGAACCCGAAGACCATCGCCGAGGCCCGGCGGGCCGACGCGCCCAACCGGCGCATCCTCCAGCGGCGCAGGCAGTCCGGGAGCATGGGCTGGACCACCTGCCTCTATCCCACCGAGGCCCTGGCCGAGGGGGCGGGCATGACGCTGGACGAGTACGCCCACGCCCTGAAGCGCGCCTGCTGGCTGAACATGCCCGATCCCACGGCCGAGTGGCGGCGGCTGAAGAAGGAGGTCGGCGAGGTCTGCGCCTGGCTGGACGGCATGGTCATCCGCTCCCTCAGGGTGGAGTCCGAGGACATCGACCTGACCGTGGGCATCGGCGACAACCGCCGCTTCGTGGGCGTGAACGGGGCCAACATTCCCGGCTACGAAGTCTACGTGGCCCCGGACGCGCGCAAGGTGGACGGGACCTACTACGCCAACCAGCCGACCCTGCGCTACGGGCATCTGGTGGCGGACATGGCCCTGGACTTCTCCGGGGGCATCGCCTCGCGGGCCGAGGCCGGGACCGGCCAGGTGTTCGTCCAGCAGCAGCTCTACTCGGACGCGGGCGCGCGCCGGGTGGGGGAGTTCTCCCTGACCGACCGGCGTTTCTCCAGGGTGGACCGGTTCATGGCCCACACCCTGCTGGACGAGAACTACGGCGGGGAGCTCGGCAACTGCCACCTGGCCCTGGGCGGCTCGGTGCTCGAGAGCTTTTCCGGCCCGCCCGAACTGCTCACCCCGGAGCTGGAATACGAGCTCGGCTTCAACTCGTCCGACATGCACTGGGACCTGGTCAACACCCAGCCCAAGCGGGTCACGGCCCGGCTTGGGGACGGCAGCCCGAGGCTGATCTACGAGAACGGCCAATTCCGCCTCTGA
- a CDS encoding chaperone modulator CbpM — translation MTTRKLQEMIMHMPGLNLPERSEYVAWAQLVQLTSIQPAEVSELVDLGWISPKKTGAEEYLFRLKDVYRIHKLMRLVHDLEVSVYGGSIIVDLLERIEELEVEVGELKRLV, via the coding sequence ATGACCACGAGAAAATTGCAGGAAATGATCATGCACATGCCGGGCCTGAACCTGCCCGAGCGCAGCGAATACGTGGCCTGGGCCCAACTGGTCCAGCTGACCTCCATCCAGCCCGCCGAGGTGAGCGAACTGGTCGATCTCGGCTGGATCAGCCCCAAGAAGACCGGGGCCGAGGAGTACCTGTTCCGGCTCAAGGACGTCTACCGCATCCACAAGCTCATGCGCCTGGTCCACGACCTCGAGGTCTCGGTCTACGGCGGGTCCATCATCGTGGACCTGCTCGAGCGGATCGAGGAGCTGGAGGTCGAGGTCGGGGAGCTCAAGCGTCTCGTCTGA
- the clpB gene encoding ATP-dependent chaperone ClpB gives MDINTFTRKTQEAVSEAQNLAIRSGHQQIDCEHLMHALVAQENGLAGQILRKLGVAPDAYLGAIDAEIAKMPSVSGSGARPDQVMVTQRMQQALVAADDMRKRMKDEYVSVEHVFVALMDEPGNSGVGRVNKQFGLDKNKVLAALEEVRGKQRVTSDNPEATYESLKKYGRDLVEEARSGKLDPVIGRDSEIRRVIRILSRRTKNNPVLIGEAGVGKTAIAEGLAQRIVKGDVPEGLKDKTVFSLDMSALVAGAKYRGEFEERLKAVLKEVAESEGRIIMFIDELHTIVGAGKTDGAMDASNILKPMLARGELHCIGATTLDEYRKYIEKDPALERRFQTVLVEEPSVEDTISILRGLRERFEVHHGVRIADGAIVEAAVLSSRYITDRQLPDKAIDLIDEAAALIRTEIDSQPYELDTANRQIMQYEIEREALKRETDKASRERLVELEKKLAELKESQSAMLAQWENEKSGIERLRALKSEIEATRREIDEAKRIPDYNRAAELEYGKLPQLEKELAQRNEALETGDGPRMVREEVGPDDIAQVIAKWTGIPVSRLMEGEREKLLRLADVLHERVIGQDQAVQAVADAVLRARAGLKDPTRPIGSFIFLGPTGVGKTELCKTLASALFDTEDNMVRIDMSEYMEKHTVARLIGAPPGYVGYDEGGQLTEAVRRKPYSVILFDEIEKAHHDVFNVLLQILDDGRLTDSHGRTVDFKNTIVIMTSNLGAEYMLDGIDANGEFKPGVEDQVREVLRRHFRPEFLNRVDETVLFRPLTREQLIGIIDLLVGGLRKRLEDRNIDLVLTDRAKAFIAESAYDPSFGARPLHRYLQHHLETPLAKRLIGGDLTDGQTVTVDERGEELVFE, from the coding sequence ATGGATATCAACACATTCACCCGCAAGACCCAGGAAGCCGTTTCCGAGGCCCAGAATCTGGCCATTCGGAGCGGCCATCAACAGATAGACTGCGAACACCTGATGCACGCCCTGGTGGCCCAGGAAAACGGCCTGGCAGGCCAGATCCTGCGCAAGCTCGGCGTGGCCCCGGACGCCTATCTCGGGGCCATCGACGCCGAGATCGCAAAAATGCCCAGCGTGTCCGGCTCGGGCGCGCGCCCGGACCAGGTCATGGTCACCCAGCGCATGCAGCAGGCCCTGGTCGCCGCCGACGACATGCGCAAGCGCATGAAGGACGAATACGTCTCCGTGGAGCACGTCTTTGTGGCCCTCATGGACGAGCCCGGCAATTCCGGCGTGGGCCGCGTCAACAAACAGTTCGGCCTGGACAAGAACAAGGTCCTGGCCGCCCTTGAGGAAGTGCGCGGCAAGCAGCGCGTGACCTCGGACAACCCCGAGGCCACCTACGAATCCCTGAAGAAGTACGGACGCGACCTGGTGGAGGAGGCCCGCTCGGGCAAGCTCGACCCGGTCATCGGCCGCGACTCCGAAATTCGCCGCGTCATCCGCATCCTGTCCCGCCGCACCAAGAACAACCCGGTGCTCATCGGCGAGGCGGGCGTGGGCAAGACCGCCATCGCCGAGGGGCTGGCCCAGCGCATCGTCAAGGGCGACGTGCCCGAGGGCCTGAAGGACAAGACCGTCTTCTCCCTCGACATGTCCGCCCTCGTGGCCGGGGCCAAGTACCGCGGCGAGTTCGAGGAGCGGCTCAAGGCCGTGCTCAAGGAGGTGGCCGAGTCCGAGGGACGGATCATCATGTTCATCGACGAGCTGCACACCATCGTGGGCGCGGGCAAGACCGACGGGGCCATGGATGCGAGCAACATCCTGAAGCCCATGCTGGCGCGCGGCGAGCTGCACTGCATCGGCGCGACCACGCTGGACGAGTACCGCAAGTACATCGAGAAGGACCCGGCCCTGGAGCGCCGCTTCCAGACCGTGCTGGTGGAGGAGCCGTCCGTGGAGGACACCATCTCCATCCTGCGCGGCCTGCGCGAGCGGTTCGAGGTGCACCACGGCGTGCGCATCGCGGACGGGGCCATCGTCGAGGCGGCCGTGCTGTCCAGCCGGTACATCACCGACCGGCAGCTGCCGGACAAGGCCATCGACCTCATCGACGAGGCCGCGGCCCTGATCCGCACCGAGATCGACTCCCAGCCCTATGAGCTGGACACGGCCAACCGCCAGATCATGCAGTACGAGATCGAGCGCGAGGCCCTGAAGCGGGAAACCGACAAGGCGTCCCGCGAACGGCTCGTCGAGCTGGAGAAGAAGCTGGCCGAACTCAAGGAATCCCAGTCCGCCATGCTGGCCCAGTGGGAGAACGAGAAGTCCGGCATCGAGCGGCTGCGAGCCCTGAAGAGCGAGATCGAGGCCACCCGCCGCGAGATCGACGAGGCCAAGCGCATTCCCGACTACAACCGGGCCGCCGAGCTGGAATACGGCAAGCTGCCCCAGTTGGAGAAGGAGCTGGCCCAGCGCAACGAGGCCCTGGAGACCGGCGACGGACCGCGCATGGTCCGCGAGGAGGTCGGCCCGGACGACATCGCCCAGGTCATCGCCAAGTGGACCGGCATCCCCGTGTCCCGGCTCATGGAAGGGGAGCGCGAGAAGCTGCTCCGGCTGGCCGACGTCCTGCATGAGCGGGTCATCGGCCAGGACCAGGCCGTCCAGGCCGTGGCCGACGCGGTGCTGCGCGCCCGGGCCGGGCTCAAGGACCCGACCCGGCCCATCGGCTCGTTCATCTTCCTCGGCCCCACGGGCGTGGGCAAGACCGAGCTGTGCAAGACCCTGGCCTCGGCCCTGTTCGACACCGAGGACAACATGGTCCGCATCGACATGTCCGAGTACATGGAGAAGCACACCGTGGCGCGGCTCATCGGCGCGCCTCCGGGCTACGTGGGCTACGACGAGGGCGGCCAGCTGACCGAGGCCGTGCGGCGCAAGCCGTACTCGGTCATCCTGTTCGACGAGATCGAGAAGGCGCACCACGACGTGTTCAATGTGCTCCTGCAGATTCTGGACGACGGGCGGCTGACCGACTCCCACGGGCGCACGGTGGACTTCAAGAACACCATCGTGATCATGACCTCCAACCTGGGCGCGGAATACATGCTCGACGGCATCGACGCGAACGGGGAGTTCAAGCCGGGCGTGGAGGACCAGGTGCGCGAGGTGCTGCGGCGCCACTTCCGGCCCGAGTTCCTGAACCGCGTGGACGAGACCGTGCTCTTCCGGCCGCTGACCCGGGAACAGCTCATCGGCATCATCGACCTGCTGGTGGGCGGGCTGCGCAAGCGGCTTGAGGACCGCAACATCGACCTGGTCCTGACGGACCGGGCCAAGGCGTTCATCGCCGAGTCGGCCTACGACCCGTCCTTCGGCGCGCGGCCCCTGCACCGCTACCTCCAGCATCACCTGGAGACGCCGCTGGCCAAGCGCCTCATCGGCGGCGACCTGACCGACGGCCAGACCGTCACCGTGGACGAACGCGGCGAGGAGCTGGTCTTCGAATAG
- a CDS encoding tetratricopeptide repeat protein, with amino-acid sequence MKKNEKHKSLYLVRTEQAELQELEARRRSETKNLYVVKTDEEVANKYRDVIVDFADDNGVFLVVSHDKTFIQTFRSAVCQAVGVPAGSLHAVQDLTAASILLKGLSADGASPFLFLEYSLDSELTISYLRHVKPMYPDMRVAVISREINRERLFQFYEDGADSFLKKPASINSVIKKIAFMLKPRCEADALVCEGREHVRANRFEEAQDVAEHILERWPRHAAAMVLLGDAKKGLARREEAMLAYRLAEDVSSDYLEPLQKIAAMHCEDDNRDEALKYLCKLDHMSPLNCSRKIRIAEMHFERGDSKGAEEYFDKAIDAAKEEALGAVGEMSLDIAEMASRFDPGMAAKYYRRSLELVKNSKSALTMSVYNRLGISLRKQGLWNEAIEAYGEAARYAPEDENIQYNISLAYGEGQQYRQAAEHMRNALVINPDMYRDNPALAYTVGSTLARGDMPREAIEILTYLLEIAPGYQDAEKLLREVTAGRGRPVRL; translated from the coding sequence ATGAAGAAGAACGAGAAGCACAAAAGTCTCTATCTGGTCCGGACCGAGCAGGCGGAATTGCAGGAACTGGAGGCCCGGCGCCGTTCCGAGACCAAGAATCTCTACGTGGTCAAGACCGATGAGGAAGTGGCGAACAAGTATCGCGACGTCATCGTCGATTTTGCCGACGACAACGGCGTGTTCCTGGTCGTCTCCCACGACAAGACCTTCATCCAGACCTTCCGTTCCGCCGTGTGCCAGGCGGTGGGCGTGCCCGCCGGGTCGCTGCACGCGGTCCAGGACCTGACCGCGGCCTCGATCCTGCTCAAGGGCCTGAGCGCGGACGGCGCCTCCCCCTTCCTCTTTCTCGAGTACTCCCTGGACTCGGAGCTGACCATCTCCTACCTGCGCCACGTCAAGCCCATGTACCCGGACATGCGGGTGGCCGTGATCTCGCGGGAGATCAACCGCGAGCGGCTCTTCCAGTTCTACGAGGACGGGGCGGACTCCTTCCTGAAGAAGCCCGCGAGCATCAACTCCGTGATCAAGAAGATCGCCTTCATGCTCAAGCCCCGGTGCGAGGCGGACGCCCTGGTCTGCGAGGGGCGCGAACACGTCCGTGCCAACCGGTTCGAAGAGGCCCAGGACGTGGCCGAGCACATCCTGGAGCGCTGGCCCCGGCACGCGGCGGCCATGGTCCTGCTGGGCGACGCCAAGAAGGGGCTGGCCCGGCGGGAGGAGGCCATGCTCGCCTACCGCCTGGCCGAGGACGTCTCCAGCGACTACCTGGAGCCGTTGCAGAAGATCGCGGCCATGCACTGCGAGGACGACAACCGGGACGAGGCCCTCAAGTACCTGTGCAAGCTCGACCACATGTCGCCCCTGAACTGCTCGCGCAAGATCCGCATCGCCGAGATGCATTTCGAGCGGGGCGATTCCAAGGGAGCGGAGGAGTATTTCGACAAGGCCATCGACGCGGCCAAGGAGGAGGCCCTGGGCGCGGTGGGCGAGATGTCGCTGGACATCGCAGAGATGGCCTCCCGCTTCGACCCCGGCATGGCCGCCAAGTACTACCGCCGGAGCCTGGAGCTGGTGAAGAACTCCAAGAGCGCCCTGACCATGTCCGTGTACAACCGGCTGGGCATCTCCCTGCGCAAGCAGGGGCTGTGGAACGAGGCCATCGAGGCCTACGGCGAGGCCGCCCGGTACGCCCCCGAGGACGAGAACATCCAGTACAACATCTCCCTGGCCTACGGCGAGGGGCAACAGTACCGCCAGGCCGCGGAGCACATGCGCAACGCCCTGGTCATCAACCCGGACATGTACCGGGACAATCCCGCCCTGGCCTACACCGTTGGCTCCACCCTGGCGCGCGGGGACATGCCCCGTGAAGCGATCGAGATCCTTACCTATCTTCTTGAAATCGCCCCCGGCTACCAGGACGCGGAAAAGCTCCTGCGCGAGGTCACCGCGGGCCGGGGCCGCCCCGTCCGCCTGTAG
- a CDS encoding nucleotide exchange factor GrpE: MAKNNNEVPINGLYDDEGRIFEEPAVDGPAPRGAVDNAPQGEQAEVSLSKEELTALCKESVCPGCDVFKEAEGIRLRALADSENVKKRLLRETEEMKKYAGESILADLLPILDNLDLALAHTDNLSPECKNFVVGVDMTRKIFLDTIRNHGLEAVQATRGVEFDPEIHEAVGTVQDPALEDNRVAQVVQNGYRLKGRLLRPAKVMVNKP; encoded by the coding sequence ATGGCGAAAAACAATAACGAAGTGCCCATCAACGGTCTGTACGACGACGAGGGGCGGATATTTGAAGAACCGGCCGTCGACGGCCCGGCCCCCCGTGGGGCTGTGGACAACGCGCCCCAAGGGGAACAGGCCGAGGTGTCCCTGAGCAAGGAGGAGCTGACCGCCCTGTGCAAGGAGTCGGTCTGTCCCGGCTGCGACGTGTTCAAGGAGGCGGAAGGTATCCGTCTGCGCGCCCTGGCCGACTCGGAGAACGTCAAGAAGCGGCTGCTCCGCGAGACCGAGGAAATGAAGAAGTACGCGGGCGAGTCCATCCTGGCCGACCTGCTGCCCATCCTCGACAACCTGGACCTGGCCCTGGCCCACACCGACAATCTGTCGCCCGAGTGCAAGAACTTCGTGGTCGGCGTGGACATGACCCGCAAGATCTTCCTGGACACGATCAGGAACCATGGCCTGGAGGCGGTGCAGGCGACCAGGGGGGTCGAGTTCGACCCCGAGATCCACGAGGCCGTGGGCACCGTGCAGGACCCCGCCCTGGAGGACAACCGCGTCGCCCAGGTGGTCCAGAACGGCTACCGCCTGAAGGGGCGGCTGCTGCGCCCGGCCAAGGTCATGGTCAACAAGCCGTAG
- a CDS encoding MFS transporter produces the protein MPNLILLALLAAFPPLSTDMYLPAIPTLQTLWGISYATANLSMVLFMGVFSVFLLIHGPLSDRFGRRPVLIGGLLLFIIASFGCALSPSIGFLLAFRCLQAAGAAAGAALALALSKDLYDGARRQKILAHMGVIMALAPMLAPSIGGLMLKFASWRWIFVVQAGMALIGLYGVLRLKEPLTEFTRGGFLAVAGRYRLVLGNLPFAVLATGFALMSLPHFAFIGGSADMYINTLGLSEQAFGIYFGANAIGFMLGSLVCTRMVGTYKPLHMLYATFAFLFASTILMLILGGRTPLTLALPMFCMSLSVGFSRPISNSMILDQVDTDVGAASGILTFEIFFVAALSMQLISLDWPDKPMVLGVLGLLGTAIPLLSLLAVRKRCRFN, from the coding sequence ATGCCCAACCTGATCCTGCTGGCACTGCTGGCGGCCTTCCCGCCGCTGTCCACGGACATGTACCTGCCCGCCATCCCCACCCTGCAAACACTGTGGGGCATCTCCTACGCCACGGCCAACCTGTCCATGGTCCTGTTCATGGGCGTGTTCAGCGTCTTCCTGCTCATCCACGGCCCGCTGTCCGACCGGTTCGGGCGCAGGCCGGTGCTCATCGGCGGCCTGCTCCTGTTCATCATTGCCTCCTTCGGCTGCGCCCTGTCCCCGTCCATCGGCTTCCTGCTCGCGTTCCGGTGCCTCCAGGCGGCGGGCGCGGCGGCCGGGGCGGCCCTGGCCCTGGCCCTGTCCAAGGACCTCTATGATGGGGCTCGGCGGCAGAAGATCCTGGCCCACATGGGGGTGATCATGGCCCTGGCCCCCATGCTGGCCCCGTCCATCGGCGGGCTGATGCTCAAGTTCGCCTCCTGGCGCTGGATCTTCGTGGTCCAGGCCGGGATGGCCCTGATCGGCCTGTACGGCGTACTCCGCCTCAAGGAGCCGCTTACGGAGTTCACCCGCGGCGGCTTCCTGGCCGTGGCCGGGCGGTACCGGCTGGTGCTCGGGAACCTGCCCTTCGCGGTCCTGGCCACCGGCTTCGCCCTCATGTCCCTGCCGCACTTCGCCTTCATCGGCGGCTCGGCGGACATGTACATCAACACCTTGGGCCTGTCCGAACAGGCCTTCGGCATCTACTTCGGGGCCAACGCCATCGGGTTCATGCTCGGCTCCCTGGTCTGCACCCGGATGGTCGGCACGTACAAGCCCCTGCACATGCTCTACGCCACCTTCGCCTTCCTGTTCGCCTCGACCATCCTGATGCTCATTCTCGGCGGGCGCACGCCCCTGACCCTGGCCCTGCCCATGTTCTGCATGTCGCTGAGCGTGGGCTTCTCCCGGCCCATCTCCAATTCCATGATCCTCGACCAGGTGGACACGGACGTGGGAGCGGCCTCGGGCATCCTGACCTTCGAGATATTCTTCGTCGCGGCCCTGTCCATGCAGCTCATCTCCCTGGACTGGCCCGACAAGCCCATGGTTCTGGGCGTGCTCGGTCTGCTCGGCACCGCGATCCCGCTGCTCTCCCTGCTGGCCGTCAGGAAGCGCTGCCGGTTCAACTAG
- a CDS encoding YheT family hydrolase, which translates to MPVLPIPDYRPPFPFASGHLATLYPPLFRLTPLTAPEPERVELADSDFLDLDWHRSRTGETNRLVIVSHGLEGNARRKYTLGMAVMANALGWDAACWTQRGCGDEPNRLPRCYHSGETNDLHEIVLHCLATGRYDKIVLIGFSMGGNQILKYLGEDPDRVPAQVAGAVAFSTPCDLDAAERVISAHRVYFEYFMRGLREKMREKGERFPEVVDASQLKGIRTLREFDNRFTAPIGGFADAADYYAKASSLQFLRAIRVPTLLVNAQNDPFLTPSCFPVTEAMSNASLFLEMPLYGGHVGFVAKDRDNVYWSERRAETFLREIPV; encoded by the coding sequence ATGCCCGTACTGCCCATCCCCGACTATCGGCCCCCGTTCCCCTTCGCCTCGGGCCACCTGGCCACCCTGTACCCGCCCCTCTTCCGGCTCACGCCCCTGACCGCCCCCGAACCCGAACGCGTGGAGCTGGCCGACTCGGACTTCCTGGACCTGGACTGGCATCGCTCGCGCACGGGCGAGACCAACCGGCTGGTCATCGTCAGCCACGGCCTGGAGGGCAACGCTCGGCGCAAGTACACCCTCGGCATGGCCGTCATGGCCAACGCCCTGGGCTGGGACGCGGCCTGCTGGACCCAGCGCGGGTGCGGCGACGAGCCCAACCGCCTGCCCCGTTGCTACCACTCGGGCGAGACCAACGACCTGCACGAGATCGTCCTGCACTGCCTGGCCACGGGGCGATACGACAAGATCGTGCTCATCGGCTTCTCCATGGGCGGCAACCAGATCCTCAAGTACCTGGGCGAAGACCCGGACCGCGTGCCCGCGCAGGTGGCCGGGGCCGTGGCCTTTTCCACGCCCTGCGACCTGGACGCGGCCGAGCGGGTCATCTCCGCCCACCGCGTCTATTTCGAATATTTCATGCGCGGCCTGCGCGAGAAGATGCGCGAAAAGGGCGAGCGCTTCCCCGAGGTGGTGGACGCATCCCAGCTCAAGGGCATCCGCACCCTGCGCGAGTTCGACAACCGCTTCACCGCGCCCATCGGCGGTTTCGCCGACGCCGCCGACTACTATGCCAAGGCCTCCTCGCTCCAGTTCCTGCGCGCCATCCGCGTGCCCACCCTGCTGGTCAACGCCCAGAACGACCCCTTCCTGACCCCGTCCTGCTTCCCGGTGACCGAGGCCATGTCCAACGCCAGTCTGTTCCTGGAGATGCCGCTGTACGGCGGCCACGTGGGCTTCGTGGCCAAGGACCGGGACAACGTCTACTGGTCCGAGCGGCGGGCCGAAACCTTCCTGCGCGAAATTCCGGTCTGA
- a CDS encoding DnaJ C-terminal domain-containing protein, translating into MEYRDYYKLLGVSRTASKEEIGKAFKKLARKYHPDLNPNNKEAEDKFKEINEAYEVLKDEKKRKLYDQFGSNWEHGQNFQPPPGYENVHFGGGGGGFGGGGAGFSDFFETIFGGGGGSFRGGFQQGGFSQGDFGGGFKARPRRGADSEASYELTLEEAYRGGKKSITLQEQTAGPDGIPRVNTKTLEVTVPAGIKDGQKIRLAGQGNPGMGGGPKGDLYLKIRLMPHPMFKVAESDVVLDLPLSPWEAALGTTARIPTLDGAVEMKIPPGIGSGKKLRIKGRGLGSGAKKGDQYVRIMIQVPERLSAKERDLFEQLQKVSDFKPRTF; encoded by the coding sequence ATGGAATATAGAGACTACTACAAACTCCTCGGCGTGTCCCGTACCGCTTCCAAGGAAGAGATCGGCAAGGCTTTCAAGAAGCTGGCCCGAAAGTATCACCCCGATCTCAATCCCAACAACAAGGAAGCCGAGGACAAGTTCAAGGAGATCAACGAGGCCTACGAAGTCCTCAAGGACGAGAAGAAGCGCAAGCTCTATGACCAGTTCGGCTCCAATTGGGAGCATGGCCAGAACTTCCAGCCGCCGCCGGGCTACGAAAACGTCCACTTCGGCGGCGGAGGCGGCGGCTTCGGCGGTGGCGGCGCGGGCTTCTCCGACTTCTTCGAGACCATCTTCGGCGGGGGCGGCGGCTCGTTCCGCGGCGGCTTCCAGCAGGGCGGCTTCTCGCAGGGAGACTTCGGCGGCGGCTTCAAGGCGCGTCCCCGCAGGGGCGCGGACTCCGAGGCGTCCTACGAGCTGACCCTCGAGGAGGCGTACCGGGGCGGCAAGAAGTCCATCACCCTCCAGGAGCAGACCGCCGGTCCCGACGGCATCCCGCGCGTGAACACCAAGACCCTCGAGGTCACGGTGCCCGCGGGCATCAAGGACGGCCAGAAGATCCGCCTGGCGGGCCAGGGCAATCCCGGCATGGGCGGCGGACCCAAGGGCGACCTGTACCTGAAGATCCGGCTCATGCCGCACCCCATGTTCAAGGTGGCCGAATCGGACGTCGTCCTCGACCTGCCGCTCAGTCCCTGGGAGGCGGCGCTCGGCACCACCGCGCGCATTCCCACCCTGGACGGGGCCGTGGAGATGAAGATTCCGCCGGGCATCGGCTCGGGCAAGAAGCTGCGCATCAAGGGCCGGGGCCTCGGCTCCGGGGCCAAGAAGGGCGACCAGTACGTGCGCATCATGATCCAGGTTCCCGAGCGGCTTTCGGCCAAGGAGCGCGACCTGTTCGAACAATTGCAGAAGGTCTCGGACTTCAAGCCGAGAACGTTCTAG